One window of Lusitaniella coriacea LEGE 07157 genomic DNA carries:
- a CDS encoding ABC transporter permease — MTEAIPKTSKAKFPVSWQALFSLLMFFYMYLPILVLSVYSFNESAYSAGWQGFSLKWYAKLLRDGRILRSLENSLTVAVVAVTISAILGTLMAVGLARYRFPGKNLYRGISYLPLIIPDIAIAVATLIFLAVISIPLSLWTIVAAHIVFCLAYVALVVSSRLSSLDPHLEEAALDLGATPLQAFIQVLLPELAPAIIAGCLLSFVLSMDDFLIASFTAGTGSTTLPMEIFSRIRTGVKPDINALSVLLILASGSLAAIAEYLRYKIDQRTTE; from the coding sequence ATGACAGAAGCAATTCCCAAAACATCTAAAGCGAAATTTCCCGTGTCTTGGCAAGCACTCTTCTCGCTATTGATGTTTTTTTATATGTACCTGCCCATTTTGGTGTTGAGCGTCTATAGCTTTAACGAATCGGCATATAGCGCCGGATGGCAAGGATTCTCTCTAAAATGGTACGCCAAGCTGTTGCGGGATGGTCGAATTTTGCGATCGCTAGAGAATAGCTTAACTGTCGCAGTGGTGGCAGTGACAATCTCTGCGATTTTGGGAACGCTGATGGCGGTTGGGTTGGCGCGTTACCGCTTTCCAGGGAAAAATTTGTATCGCGGAATTTCCTACTTACCCTTAATTATTCCCGATATCGCGATCGCGGTTGCAACCCTAATTTTCCTCGCGGTGATTAGTATTCCCTTAAGTCTGTGGACGATTGTCGCCGCTCACATTGTCTTCTGTTTGGCGTATGTGGCATTGGTGGTGTCCTCTCGCTTATCCAGCCTCGATCCTCACCTGGAAGAAGCAGCACTGGATTTAGGCGCAACGCCCCTACAAGCCTTTATCCAAGTGCTTTTGCCCGAACTTGCCCCGGCAATTATTGCAGGCTGTTTGCTCTCTTTTGTGCTGAGTATGGATGACTTTCTGATCGCCAGTTTTACTGCTGGAACGGGATCGACGACATTGCCAATGGAAATTTTCAGCCGCATTCGCACGGGAGTTAAACCGGATATTAATGCTCTGAGCGTATTACTTATTCTCGCCTCTGGGAGTTTAGCCGCGATCGCCGAATATCTGCGTTATAAAATCGACCAACGCACGACAGAATGA